A single genomic interval of Mycolicibacterium sp. MU0053 harbors:
- a CDS encoding DUF1214 domain-containing protein, producing MTDDGWTALVDGMRAAGESLDAATAALDAAERADGRRALLRAVNNLLGRLEVDRDRPELMPFNGWREKFFMDNPDYRYWITDIRDDRSYRITGNIGQSVYQSITVYSGKGVGDAAAVARIDSDDLGVDADGDFGVTLATNDFGAAPGLTLPSGSTSLWVRYAHHGADPERPGWCRIETLDPPPAPAAVRTRTLDAGLSRIGAVIANVPQVFELSVAADAKEPNTVRRWSAMAGGAAFTEPGIDYLRGAWQLDEGEALLIEGVPPPCRHWNIVLYSRFLNSLDYRHRTVSRTGASSTLTDGRYRFVLAARDPGVRGYDWLDTEGRRFGLFVLRFLQPGAAPDLPQAQRIRLGDLEVLR from the coding sequence ATGACTGATGACGGCTGGACCGCCCTGGTCGACGGCATGCGCGCGGCCGGCGAATCCCTCGATGCGGCCACCGCCGCACTCGATGCGGCCGAACGCGCCGACGGTCGGCGAGCACTGCTGCGCGCGGTCAACAACCTGTTGGGCCGCCTCGAAGTCGACCGGGACCGGCCCGAGCTGATGCCGTTCAACGGGTGGCGTGAGAAATTCTTCATGGACAACCCGGATTACCGATACTGGATCACCGACATCCGCGACGACCGCTCTTATCGGATCACCGGCAACATCGGCCAGTCGGTGTACCAATCCATCACGGTCTACAGCGGTAAAGGCGTCGGCGATGCAGCCGCAGTGGCCCGCATCGACAGCGACGACCTGGGCGTCGACGCCGATGGTGATTTCGGGGTGACGCTGGCTACCAACGACTTCGGGGCCGCTCCGGGCTTGACACTGCCGTCCGGCTCGACATCGCTGTGGGTGCGTTATGCCCACCACGGCGCCGACCCCGAACGCCCCGGTTGGTGCCGCATCGAAACGCTGGACCCGCCGCCGGCCCCAGCCGCGGTGCGGACCCGGACGTTGGACGCCGGCCTGTCCCGGATCGGTGCCGTCATCGCGAATGTGCCGCAGGTTTTCGAGCTGTCGGTGGCCGCCGACGCGAAAGAACCCAACACCGTGCGACGTTGGTCGGCGATGGCCGGCGGGGCGGCCTTCACCGAACCCGGAATCGACTATCTGCGGGGCGCCTGGCAGCTCGATGAGGGTGAGGCGTTGCTGATCGAGGGCGTCCCGCCGCCGTGTCGGCACTGGAACATCGTGCTGTACAGCCGATTTCTGAACTCGCTGGACTACCGGCACCGCACCGTGTCGCGCACCGGCGCCTCGAGTACGTTGACCGACGGCAGGTACCGATTCGTGCTCGCCGCCCGGGATCCGGGTGTGCGCGGCTACGACTGGTTGGACACCGAAGGCCGCCGGTTCGGGTTGTTCGTGCTGCGGTTCCTGCAACCCGGCGCCGCGCCGGACCTTCCGCAGGCGCAACGCATCCGACTCGGTGACCTCGAGGTGTTGCGATGA
- a CDS encoding sensor histidine kinase: protein MAVETDVLPAPPRARTQGWHLGVVPTASMVTNAFLALVWFWIPLALIIIAVSSIPSLIGTVIAAVAFVYVIRGVDVVERVRSEAVFGLGIAVPARPLSKYTGFQGWLHQLWLDLSSARFWKVFSHHYLRMLYDVVATGIALVLLTSAIVGPAVAIAVRNSDPAVGLDFLPVPVAWLLAITALLGAVGILAVAPSVDALIDRWLLAPSSTAALQHQVTALADARQGAVSSAHTERHRIERDLHDSVQPRLVSLAMTIGLAQTKLDSDLPAAKTLINEAHGDAKQALSELRDVVRGIAPTILSDRGLDAALSAVAQRSETSGIPTYLEVDLPRRLPEEVEAVAYFVVAEALTNVAKHADASRAVVTVRLDNAAHQLHVSVFDDGRGGAQITDDPDSTGLRGLAERVRAAGGTLSLSSPATGPTIVSAVLPCAS from the coding sequence ATGGCAGTCGAAACCGATGTTCTTCCGGCACCGCCGCGGGCCCGCACCCAAGGGTGGCATCTGGGCGTGGTACCCACCGCGTCGATGGTGACCAACGCTTTCCTCGCCCTGGTGTGGTTCTGGATTCCCCTGGCCCTCATCATCATTGCCGTTTCCTCGATTCCCTCGCTGATCGGCACCGTGATTGCCGCGGTGGCCTTCGTCTATGTGATCCGCGGCGTGGATGTGGTGGAACGGGTCCGCAGCGAGGCGGTATTCGGTCTGGGTATCGCGGTACCGGCACGGCCGTTGTCGAAATACACCGGGTTTCAAGGTTGGCTGCACCAACTGTGGCTGGACCTCAGCAGCGCCCGGTTCTGGAAGGTGTTCAGCCACCACTATCTGCGGATGCTTTACGACGTGGTGGCCACCGGTATCGCGCTGGTGCTGTTGACATCCGCCATCGTGGGCCCGGCCGTTGCCATCGCGGTGCGCAACAGCGACCCGGCCGTCGGCCTGGACTTCCTGCCGGTGCCGGTGGCGTGGCTGCTGGCGATCACCGCACTGCTCGGCGCGGTCGGGATCCTGGCCGTGGCACCCAGCGTGGACGCCCTGATCGACCGCTGGCTGCTGGCACCGTCGAGCACCGCGGCGTTGCAACATCAGGTCACCGCGCTGGCCGACGCCCGACAGGGTGCGGTGTCCTCCGCGCACACCGAGCGGCATCGCATCGAACGCGACCTGCACGACAGCGTGCAACCGCGGTTGGTGTCGCTTGCCATGACGATCGGGCTCGCGCAGACCAAGCTGGATTCCGACCTGCCTGCCGCCAAGACCCTGATCAACGAGGCGCACGGCGATGCAAAGCAGGCGCTCTCGGAATTACGAGACGTGGTACGCGGCATCGCGCCGACCATCCTGTCCGACCGCGGCCTCGACGCCGCGCTGTCCGCTGTCGCCCAACGCAGTGAAACCTCCGGTATCCCAACCTATCTCGAGGTCGATCTGCCCCGTCGGCTGCCGGAGGAGGTGGAGGCGGTGGCCTACTTCGTGGTGGCCGAGGCGCTGACCAACGTGGCCAAGCACGCTGATGCCAGCCGGGCGGTGGTCACGGTGCGCCTCGACAACGCGGCTCACCAATTACACGTCTCGGTGTTCGACGACGGGCGCGGCGGCGCGCAGATCACCGACGATCCCGACAGCACCGGTCTGCGCGGGCTGGCCGAACGGGTGCGCGCCGCAGGCGGGACGCTGTCGTTGTCCAGCCCGGCCACCGGCCCCACCATCGTGAGCGCGGTGCTGCCATGCGCATCGTGA
- a CDS encoding LLM class flavin-dependent oxidoreductase: protein MTMPVMEPDLDAATLRLWAKTVDEGSFSSLCWGERIAFDNPDSLTLLGALAAWTDRVQLVTTVIVPQLHDPVMCAKALATGDLISEGRLTVGLGVGGRHEDYQAVGADPKTQTMRGMAERVEIMRRVWAGERVGDAVLPVGPSPVQRGGPRLLVGTIGPKTVRSAAGWADGLAGTTLDLDVAKQNDLFDVARQAWAQLDKPAPHLATSFWFALGPAEAARDQVRAHLRRYMNWIPAEFVDAIAPTTGWSGDEDELAAVLRAFEAVGTDEVHLIPTSSDVEQLRRVAEVARDFN from the coding sequence ATGACGATGCCGGTCATGGAACCGGATTTGGACGCCGCGACGCTGCGGCTGTGGGCGAAGACCGTCGACGAGGGCTCGTTTTCGTCGTTGTGCTGGGGTGAGCGCATCGCGTTCGACAACCCGGACAGCCTGACGCTGCTGGGCGCACTGGCGGCCTGGACCGACCGGGTGCAGTTGGTGACGACGGTGATAGTGCCGCAGTTGCACGATCCGGTGATGTGCGCCAAGGCATTGGCCACCGGCGACCTGATCTCCGAAGGTCGGCTGACGGTGGGGTTGGGGGTCGGCGGCCGGCATGAGGACTACCAGGCCGTCGGCGCGGACCCGAAGACCCAAACGATGCGCGGCATGGCCGAACGGGTCGAGATCATGCGTCGGGTGTGGGCCGGGGAACGCGTCGGCGACGCGGTGCTGCCCGTGGGACCGTCCCCGGTGCAACGCGGCGGACCGCGGCTACTGGTGGGGACCATCGGACCCAAGACCGTGCGCAGCGCGGCCGGCTGGGCCGACGGGCTGGCCGGCACCACGCTCGATCTCGACGTCGCCAAGCAGAATGACCTGTTCGACGTCGCCCGTCAGGCGTGGGCCCAACTCGACAAACCCGCACCGCACTTGGCGACGTCATTCTGGTTTGCGCTGGGTCCGGCCGAGGCGGCGCGTGATCAGGTGCGTGCGCACCTGCGCCGCTATATGAACTGGATTCCCGCGGAGTTCGTCGATGCGATCGCCCCGACCACCGGATGGTCGGGAGACGAGGACGAGCTGGCAGCGGTGTTGCGGGCTTTCGAAGCGGTGGGCACCGACGAGGTGCATCTCATTCCCACCAGCTCCGACGTGGAGCAACTGCGGCGTGTTGCCGAGGTGGCGCGCGACTTCAATTAA
- a CDS encoding response regulator transcription factor has protein sequence MRIVIAEDSALLRAGLERILTDAGHEMVAGVADATDLLRVVNDLHPDLAIVDVRMPPTFTDEGIRAAALIRRQNPDSAVLVLSHYVEERYAAELIAADTRGFGYLLKDRVADVPAFLDAVATVGAGGTVLDPEVVAQILVRSQRRNALSELTPRERDVLQLMAEGKTNSAIAATLSISTGSAEKHIASIFTKFDLAPDQSENRRILAVLRYLDS, from the coding sequence ATGCGCATCGTGATCGCCGAGGATTCGGCGCTGCTGCGCGCGGGGTTGGAACGCATCCTGACCGACGCCGGCCACGAGATGGTCGCCGGCGTGGCCGACGCCACCGACCTGCTGCGCGTCGTCAACGACCTGCACCCGGACCTCGCGATCGTCGATGTCCGGATGCCGCCCACCTTCACCGACGAGGGCATCCGGGCCGCGGCCCTGATCCGCCGCCAGAACCCGGATTCGGCGGTCCTGGTGCTGTCGCACTACGTCGAGGAACGCTATGCGGCCGAACTGATCGCGGCAGATACCCGCGGATTCGGATATCTGCTCAAGGATCGGGTCGCCGACGTGCCGGCGTTCCTGGACGCGGTCGCCACCGTCGGCGCCGGCGGCACCGTGCTGGATCCCGAAGTCGTCGCGCAGATCCTGGTCCGATCGCAGCGCCGCAACGCGCTGAGCGAACTGACGCCCAGGGAGCGCGACGTACTGCAGTTGATGGCCGAGGGCAAGACCAACTCGGCGATCGCCGCGACGCTGTCGATCTCGACCGGTTCCGCCGAAAAGCACATCGCATCCATCTTCACCAAGTTCGACCTTGCTCCCGACCAGAGCGAAAACCGCCGCATCCTGGCGGTACTCCGCTACCTGGACAGCTGA
- a CDS encoding sulfotransferase family protein, whose protein sequence is MTWRLPERSPTARQIYAEAERDRLENPHRYRFDADRVGERATRGGKHSPALFADGWASALEEFLGSAHQDGRLNAVGIRMALDSAAGRLTAGARIAQCYNDDPALHDVEMAPPIVIIGGWRTGTTFLFRLLNTDPRLHAPLPAELVAPWRFVGPERPATAAAAGPASELLHTLNPAMAVVHPSGPTLPEECVLGMGTDLRNWGFTSMMRLPSYADWLAAQDFTGTYARYREVLQLLTAGDPRRLVLKAPAHTAELDHLIDTFPGLVVVQIHRDIVATLTSGASLFAVYRATYSDDVDPFEVGRQQVAQSELWFRRAVEVRRQTAATFVDIDYRELTAAPATVVADIYGAAGLAPPEDLPAFVDSYQRSHPRDAAGQHRYTSEQFGIVADEVRERFAFLDELSSSRP, encoded by the coding sequence ATGACCTGGCGGCTGCCCGAACGCAGCCCGACGGCCCGGCAGATCTACGCCGAAGCGGAGCGCGATCGGCTCGAGAACCCGCACCGCTACCGATTCGACGCGGATCGGGTCGGGGAGCGCGCGACCCGAGGCGGCAAGCACTCCCCCGCGCTTTTCGCCGACGGTTGGGCATCCGCACTGGAGGAGTTCCTGGGTTCGGCCCACCAGGACGGCCGGCTGAACGCCGTCGGAATCAGAATGGCCTTGGACTCCGCCGCCGGCAGGTTGACCGCCGGCGCCCGAATTGCGCAGTGCTACAACGACGACCCCGCGCTCCACGACGTCGAAATGGCGCCGCCGATCGTGATCATCGGCGGGTGGCGGACCGGGACGACGTTCCTGTTCCGGCTGCTGAACACCGACCCCCGTTTGCATGCGCCGTTGCCGGCCGAACTCGTCGCACCGTGGCGCTTTGTCGGCCCGGAACGCCCGGCCACCGCAGCGGCGGCCGGCCCGGCCAGCGAGTTGCTGCATACGCTGAACCCCGCCATGGCCGTGGTGCACCCCTCGGGACCCACCCTCCCCGAGGAATGCGTGCTGGGGATGGGCACCGACCTGCGCAACTGGGGTTTCACCTCGATGATGCGGCTGCCGTCGTACGCCGATTGGCTTGCCGCGCAGGACTTCACCGGCACCTACGCGCGCTACCGAGAGGTGCTGCAACTGCTGACCGCCGGCGATCCCCGGCGGCTCGTGTTGAAGGCCCCGGCCCACACCGCCGAACTCGACCATCTCATCGACACCTTCCCGGGGCTGGTGGTGGTGCAGATTCATCGCGATATCGTCGCGACCCTGACCTCGGGGGCCAGTCTGTTCGCGGTCTACCGCGCCACCTACAGCGATGACGTCGACCCCTTCGAGGTCGGTCGCCAGCAGGTCGCCCAGAGCGAACTGTGGTTCCGTCGGGCGGTCGAGGTGCGACGGCAGACCGCGGCCACCTTCGTCGACATCGACTACCGCGAATTGACCGCCGCGCCCGCCACCGTCGTGGCCGACATCTATGGCGCCGCCGGCCTGGCCCCGCCGGAGGACCTGCCGGCATTCGTGGACTCCTACCAGCGCAGTCACCCCCGCGACGCCGCGGGGCAACACCGCTACACGTCCGAACAGTTCGGGATCGTGGCCGACGAGGTCCGGGAGCGCTTCGCCTTCCTCGACGAACTCAGTTCGTCGCGGCCGTGA
- a CDS encoding Rrf2 family transcriptional regulator — MRMSAKAEYGVRAMVQLATVAAGELATTDDLAKSQGIPPQFLVDILTVLRTDRLVRSHRGRDGGYELGRPADQISIADVLRCIDGPLASVRDIGLGDLPYSGPTAALTDVWRALRASMRSVLEQTTLADVAAGALPEHVSLLADDYRTQETQRGHQPAG; from the coding sequence ATGCGGATGTCGGCGAAGGCGGAATACGGCGTGCGGGCGATGGTGCAGTTGGCCACGGTTGCCGCCGGGGAGCTGGCCACCACCGACGACCTGGCGAAGTCCCAGGGCATTCCGCCGCAGTTCCTGGTGGACATTCTGACGGTCCTGCGAACCGACCGTCTGGTGCGCAGCCACCGCGGTCGCGACGGGGGCTACGAGCTCGGCCGGCCGGCCGACCAGATCAGCATCGCCGACGTGCTGCGGTGCATCGACGGACCGCTGGCCAGCGTGCGGGACATCGGTCTCGGTGATCTGCCGTACTCGGGGCCCACGGCCGCCCTGACCGACGTGTGGCGGGCCTTGCGGGCCAGCATGCGCTCGGTGCTGGAGCAGACCACTCTGGCCGACGTCGCGGCCGGGGCGCTGCCCGAGCACGTCAGCCTGCTGGCCGACGACTACCGCACGCAGGAGACGCAGCGCGGGCATCAGCCCGCGGGTTGA
- a CDS encoding cysteine hydrolase family protein: MTDHPTLRALTGLPVEPSSLAASTLILIDCQNTYTRGVLELEGVQAALAEAATMLDRARTAGIPVIHIQHDAGPGSPYDVREEIGAIVDSVAPREGEPVVVKNYPNSFVGTDLDERLKSLGAQNLVLTGFMTHMCVNSTARGAFNLGYAPTVVAAATATRALPGVEGEVPAAAVHSASLAAIADLFAVVVPDAAAIPD, encoded by the coding sequence ATGACCGACCACCCCACCTTGCGCGCCCTGACGGGCCTGCCCGTCGAGCCGTCGAGTCTCGCCGCGTCCACCCTGATCCTGATCGACTGCCAGAACACCTACACCCGTGGTGTGCTGGAACTCGAGGGCGTGCAGGCGGCGCTGGCGGAGGCGGCCACCATGCTGGACCGCGCGCGCACGGCCGGAATTCCGGTCATCCACATTCAGCACGACGCGGGCCCGGGTTCGCCCTATGACGTACGGGAGGAAATCGGCGCGATCGTCGACAGCGTCGCGCCGCGCGAAGGTGAACCGGTGGTGGTGAAGAACTACCCGAATTCCTTCGTCGGAACCGACCTCGACGAGCGACTCAAGTCGCTGGGCGCGCAGAACCTGGTGCTGACCGGGTTCATGACCCACATGTGCGTCAACTCCACCGCGCGCGGCGCGTTCAACCTCGGTTACGCCCCGACCGTGGTGGCCGCGGCGACCGCGACCAGGGCGTTGCCCGGGGTCGAGGGCGAGGTTCCGGCGGCCGCCGTGCACAGCGCCAGCCTGGCCGCAATCGCGGACCTGTTCGCGGTCGTGGTGCCCGACGCGGCGGCGATACCGGACTGA
- a CDS encoding TDT family transporter, whose product MLGNIGPNWFAAVMGTGIVATAGATLPVQIPGVRGFTEVVWVIALALLVVLGVVVGGHWLWHPRVVRGHARNPQMAHFYGAAPMALVTVGSGALLVGKDLIGERVAVDLAWVLWTAGTLGGLFTAVSIPFLMFTQYTVEPDAAFGGWLMPVVPPMVSAAGGALLIPHMAPGTGRETMLYGCYAMFGLSLVASLIIISMIWTRLTLYGTSGTARVPTLWIVLGPLGQSITVAGLLGSYAALAVDPALADGMRVFGILFGVPVWGFAVLWIALATALTVRTLRRGMPFALTWWSLTFPVGTFVTGTTQLATHTSLPAFEVAAVAAYVGLLGTWVLVAIRTTRGSVRGNLFQPPINTDPIRARKDPLG is encoded by the coding sequence ATGCTGGGAAACATCGGACCCAATTGGTTCGCCGCGGTGATGGGGACGGGCATCGTCGCCACCGCCGGTGCCACCTTGCCGGTGCAGATTCCCGGTGTGCGCGGATTCACCGAGGTGGTCTGGGTGATCGCCCTGGCGCTGCTGGTCGTGCTGGGTGTCGTCGTCGGCGGGCACTGGCTCTGGCATCCGCGGGTGGTGCGCGGACATGCCCGCAACCCGCAGATGGCCCACTTCTACGGCGCGGCCCCGATGGCCCTGGTGACGGTCGGATCCGGCGCGCTGCTGGTGGGTAAGGACCTGATCGGGGAGCGCGTCGCGGTCGATCTGGCGTGGGTGTTGTGGACCGCGGGCACGTTGGGGGGTTTGTTCACCGCGGTGAGCATCCCGTTCCTGATGTTCACCCAGTACACGGTCGAACCGGATGCGGCGTTCGGTGGCTGGTTGATGCCCGTGGTGCCGCCGATGGTGTCAGCGGCCGGCGGTGCGCTGCTGATTCCGCATATGGCTCCGGGCACCGGGCGCGAGACCATGTTGTACGGCTGCTACGCGATGTTCGGCCTGTCACTGGTGGCGTCGTTGATCATCATCTCGATGATCTGGACGCGGCTCACGTTGTACGGCACGTCGGGCACCGCGCGGGTGCCGACGCTGTGGATCGTGCTCGGCCCGCTGGGCCAGTCCATCACGGTGGCCGGCCTGCTGGGCAGCTACGCGGCGCTGGCGGTGGATCCCGCGCTCGCCGACGGCATGCGCGTCTTCGGGATCTTGTTCGGCGTGCCGGTGTGGGGTTTCGCCGTGCTGTGGATCGCCTTGGCGACGGCACTGACCGTCCGCACGTTGCGGCGGGGTATGCCGTTCGCGCTGACGTGGTGGAGTCTGACGTTCCCGGTCGGTACGTTCGTCACCGGCACCACCCAGCTGGCGACACACACGTCGTTGCCGGCGTTCGAGGTCGCCGCCGTGGCCGCCTATGTGGGTCTGTTGGGGACCTGGGTGTTGGTGGCGATCCGCACCACCAGGGGCAGCGTGCGCGGCAACCTGTTTCAGCCGCCGATCAACACCGACCCGATCCGGGCCCGCAAGGATCCCCTGGGCTGA